The segment GCGCCGGATCGAAGTCATCCATGTGCGAGACGTTAGGCAGCGAATGAGAGAAGAATATGCCGTTGGGCGACCGGGCCGCCAGGGGATACGAGGCGATGAAGTCGTCGATCGCGATGAGCACTTCGTCGATGTCGTTGGAGTCGAGAACCTCGGCCACCCCGCGTTCGAAGTCGTCGGTCACCATGCGTCCGCCCTTGGTGATCTCGTGGTTCTGCAGTTGGGCCAGTTCGTGGTTGCTTTGCAGGAAATGAACCTGGTCGGGGAAGAACGTTTTCCACTTGGCCGCGTCGAGCAGAAGCTCGACGGAGCGATCGACCCACCCTTCCTGTTGAGGCTGTTCGTGGATCAGTTCGTGTAGCAGCACGTGGCGCGTAGGGGTACATTCGAGCTGACAGTACTTGATGAGTTTCTCGAAGTTGCGGCGATGCCCGTGCATGTCCCCGGTCATGACCACCTGACTGTAGTCGGGCGGGCAAAGCAGGGAACCGGAGCGGATCGGGTCCTCAAGATTGAGGTCCGTTGCGCGGCGAAACGTGTCAATGGCGGCACGAACGGTTGTCATCTGGCCGTCTTACCGTTTGAAGCGGACAACTGGCCGAGCGGACTCTTTCGTCGCACGACCGGACCCGTCAAGGTTGCCTCGTTCTTGTCCATGATCTGTTGACCGAGTTCGAGGCGGTGTATGACTTCTCGCATGTCGGCCGGACGGTCCTTGGGGTTCGGGCGGCAACAGTCCATGACGAGACGACTCAGGGCAACGGGGATGTTGGGATTCAGCTCGTGAGGCATCGTTGCGTCCCGTGGTCCCGCGAGATCAATACCGGCTCTGCGTTTTTTGCTCGGCATGACGGTCGGAAAGGCCTGACCGGTGATTGCCCAGTAGAGCGTGGCGCCCAGATTGTAAACGTCCGTCCGCTGATCCAGCGGCATGCCTCGCTCGACCTGCTCGGGTGCAATGTAGTCGGGTGTTCCCTGGATGCGGTTTTTGATATGGCCGATCGGGCAACTTTGGCCGAAATCGATGATCTTCGGATTGCCGTTCGCGTCGAGAATGATGTTGTTTGGCTTGATGTCGGCGTGGACGTAGCCCATCTGGTGAAGGGCGTGCAGACCTTTGGCCACTTTGATGAAGATTCCGACCAGCCCGTGCGTTCCGAGGGGCCCGATTTCCTCCAAGGTCCGGCCGTCGACGTATTCCATGATGATGTGCAGCTCGCGCAACTGGAACAGGCGCCTGATTCGCCGCAACTCGAAGCTCCGCCGGAGATAGGGGTTGTCGAGCATGGAGGAGATCCGGAAATCGTTCCTCGCCTGATTGAGATAGCGGTTGTCATCGGTGGCCCGGCGAATCACCCGCTTGAGGGCGAAAAGCTCGTTGGTCTGCTGGTTGGCGACCAACCAAATGGTTGCCCGCGCACCCACGCCCAAGCGCTCATGCACGATGTAACCGGGTACCAGGAAACTCACCTAACTATCCCCTAACATGAGCCGTCGGTCTACAACTGGTTGCGGCCCGAAGCAGCCAATCGACAGGAGCTTGTGCCCCAAGTGCATTTTAAGTAGCCCGTTTGCTGACCGTCAACGGGTGGAAGACACCGAAGCGTCTGAGTAACCAGACGATGTGCTTGCCGCAAGCTGCGGCTGCAATGCGTCGGCCGTATCGATCCGGCAGGCGGTCGGCTTGTTCCGCCCCGGTTGGCTGTATCGGCTCGATTCTTGCCGGCGGTTAGCACGCGCCGGTTTATCGGCACTATGCAAAAACGCCTCCCGGACTCATGCGTCCTGAAGGCGTTTCGATCGCAGAAGACTTGCGAATGCTATCTGACCATGCTCGTGTCGCCGGTCCCGGAGGGAAGCCGAAGACCGGGGCTGGGGATGAAGCGTTCGAGGGTGATCTTGTACATTTCCTGAAGGTTGTTGCGTAACTGGCAGGCAGCCTGCCACTGCGGCACGGTGATTTCGCCGGTTCGCCCCTCGGTTCGCAACCCGATGCGGATCACGCCCGCTTCTCCAATGGCTTTCTGATTCTGCCAATGAGGCGTGGCGGTCCATGATCCGTCCCGATCGACGATGAAATGGACGCCGGAGTTGTCGGAGGCGGCCACGGCGCGGATCACATGCCACCTCTCGACGGGGGTGCTTCCCTCGGCTGTCGGGTGTATGGCGCTGCGGATCCTGGCGATCAGTTGTCGGCGGGGTGTTTCCGAAGCCGGTTGGTTCGGCTGAAACCAATCCAGGAAGGCTGCCCCTAACGTCATGGAAGCGACCAGACACCCTAACATCTTTGCCAGACGTTTATGCTGGTCCCGAGGTGTACGTGCGACGGACATGTTGAGCTGAAGCCCCGTTGCCAATACTGCTAAGCTACTGACCGCAAGAATCTATAATATACGTATCGGACAAACGCAACATCTATTTGGTGTCTTTTTGCGTTTTCCGGCGAACTTTTCTCAAGTTCCTCGTTTTTTTCCGCGCGCCCCGGCGCCGAGCCGTGGTCCGGCGAGCGCAATTATCGGTCTGGCTCGTCGCGCCGTCGTGCGTCTTGACGACTTGCTCGGGCGGGCTGATTTGCCGCTTTCCCCCTCCAGAACTCGGTCAACGCCTGTGAGTTTCTGAGCGAAGCTTTGCACTTTTCCAGCAGAAATCATTGATTTGGCTGCGTGCTTGGGGCGGTTGACGTTATGGGGGCTGTTCGGAGGCCGGCCCTCAACTGTTGAAGATATCCGACCCAGTTCTCGGTCCTGGCTTCGAAGATTCGCGTACGGGTGGCCAGTTCCCCGATGACTCTCCTCGCGGCCGCGGCCCAGGGCGGCTGTGCGGTAGACGGCTTGGTTTCCGAGGAGGTCGTTTTGCGGACCCACTGGAGCATCCCTTGCGGGTTATGCTCGACCGGGCCCGAGGTGGGCGCCCTGGAGATGGTGATCGATTCGGCGGGTATCTTGAGCCGATCCAGGATCGCGCGAAAAGCGGTTTCCCGGTCAGCGGGGCATTGCGGATCGACAGTGAGCCATAGTCGGACGTTCGGGTTTTCACCCCGGATGTTTTGGATGGTCCGGGTTGCCTCGGCCATAGTCATGGTCCGTTGCGATATCTCCACTCGTCCGACCGAATCGAGCCTTATGCGGACCGGTCCATGCCGAAAGACGAGCGTGCAGCGGGAGTAGAGGGGAGGGATACGCTCTGTGGCCGGAACCAGCCACAATTCCGCGTTGCTGTCGGAGTGATACTCTGGGAGAGCGACGATCGAACTGCTGAAATCGACCACGGCGATGACGGTGCCTTCCGGGTCGGCCGCAAATGACCCGTTGTCGGTGGTGTATGAGCCCGCAAAGACCCAGGGTTGAGGCGGCAGATCGAGACCGGTTCCCGGCTTGTCGCCGGGCTTGGCGCGGCGCATCCATCTTTCGATCGGTTCGCGGCGGACGCGCCCGTCCTGAAGGTAACGAACCTCGATTTCCACCGGATCACCCCTGGCGGGGGAGTACCGGCCGGTATCCGGGTCGAAATCGCTTGGCCTGCCGGGTGTAAGGCCGATCAGACCAAGGGCCTGGAAGACGTGCAGAGGGCGAGCATCAATGCACACGATGCTCTCGTGCTCGCGCGTCAGGGGCGAGCAGGCGAACAGCTCGAGTGCCCCTTCGCGCAAGACGACCTGCCCGTCGACTTCTACCTCTCGATCTCGCCAGTTGATTCGCACGCCGCGCTGATACTCTGCGACCCCTGGTTGCGTCGTTGATAGTGCCGGGCGGGATTCCGTCAGTCGGTCGGCGCGGGCGACGGCGAAAGCAGACCCACAGACGATGCTGGCCGTGGAGGCCGTCAGCGCAATTCGGGAAGTTATAGCCGCGATGATGCCGCGCATGAAGATTGTCCGGTGGTATCCTTGGGATTGGCCAGTTGACGTCGGGCCAACTGTTTTCGTGCGGCTTCGACCGTGTTCCGCAGCAACATGGCGACGGTCACCGGGCCGACGCCGCCGGGCACGGGGGTGATGGCCGAGGCCACCTTGCGCACGGCGTCGAAGTCGACATCGCCGACGGTCTTGGAGATCGTCTTGCCATTCGCGTCGGTGGTTTGTGTCTGGTTGATCCCCACATCAATGACCACTGCTCCCGGTTTGACATGCTCGGCACCGATCAAGCCGGCCTTGCCGACTGCGACAACGAGCAGGTCTGCCTGTCGGGTGTGGGCCGCCAGGTCGCGGGTGGCCACGTGGCAGCCGGTGACGGTGGCGAACTGCTGGACAAGGAACACGGTGATCGGCA is part of the Phycisphaerae bacterium genome and harbors:
- a CDS encoding serine/threonine-protein kinase, producing MSFLVPGYIVHERLGVGARATIWLVANQQTNELFALKRVIRRATDDNRYLNQARNDFRISSMLDNPYLRRSFELRRIRRLFQLRELHIIMEYVDGRTLEEIGPLGTHGLVGIFIKVAKGLHALHQMGYVHADIKPNNIILDANGNPKIIDFGQSCPIGHIKNRIQGTPDYIAPEQVERGMPLDQRTDVYNLGATLYWAITGQAFPTVMPSKKRRAGIDLAGPRDATMPHELNPNIPVALSRLVMDCCRPNPKDRPADMREVIHRLELGQQIMDKNEATLTGPVVRRKSPLGQLSASNGKTAR
- a CDS encoding YdjY domain-containing protein, which gives rise to MRGIIAAITSRIALTASTASIVCGSAFAVARADRLTESRPALSTTQPGVAEYQRGVRINWRDREVEVDGQVVLREGALELFACSPLTREHESIVCIDARPLHVFQALGLIGLTPGRPSDFDPDTGRYSPARGDPVEIEVRYLQDGRVRREPIERWMRRAKPGDKPGTGLDLPPQPWVFAGSYTTDNGSFAADPEGTVIAVVDFSSSIVALPEYHSDSNAELWLVPATERIPPLYSRCTLVFRHGPVRIRLDSVGRVEISQRTMTMAEATRTIQNIRGENPNVRLWLTVDPQCPADRETAFRAILDRLKIPAESITISRAPTSGPVEHNPQGMLQWVRKTTSSETKPSTAQPPWAAAARRVIGELATRTRIFEARTENWVGYLQQLRAGLRTAPITSTAPSTQPNQ
- a CDS encoding metallophosphoesterase, whose amino-acid sequence is MTTVRAAIDTFRRATDLNLEDPIRSGSLLCPPDYSQVVMTGDMHGHRRNFEKLIKYCQLECTPTRHVLLHELIHEQPQQEGWVDRSVELLLDAAKWKTFFPDQVHFLQSNHELAQLQNHEITKGGRMVTDDFERGVAEVLDSNDIDEVLIAIDDFIASYPLAARSPNGIFFSHSLPNVSHMDDFDPALVHEPADALDLSEGGMVYQMVWGRRHTPALLERLAHAFEVHYFISGHQPQEFGYEVRFDRMIILASDHNHGVFLPVDCRKQYTIEDLVQRIRPFAGVI